In the genome of Streptomyces sp. V2I9, one region contains:
- a CDS encoding DUF397 domain-containing protein — MTSATPTVVGPFVKATASGQQDACVEVAPLSDGGRAVRDSKNQHGPRLHFGPAQWTAFTAGVKTGGYEV, encoded by the coding sequence ATGACCAGCGCCACCCCCACCGTCGTCGGCCCGTTCGTGAAGGCCACCGCAAGCGGTCAGCAGGATGCGTGTGTGGAGGTGGCCCCCCTCTCCGACGGCGGCCGGGCAGTCCGCGACAGCAAGAACCAGCACGGCCCCCGCCTCCACTTCGGCCCCGCCCAGTGGACGGCCTTCACCGCCGGCGTGAAGACCGGCGGATATGAGGTCTGA